From the Aquitalea magnusonii genome, one window contains:
- a CDS encoding fumarylacetoacetate hydrolase family protein → MKQGRIVLNQQARRVTALADGKLLLDNGNPLADSPQWLAPASGTVYGVALNHRSLLEQLEADFQQPPYQKAPATPVLFIKPRNTHAGHGSAIALPTQAGKVFAGGALGVVLGKVASKVAVEQALEVVAGYTVVNEISLEETSFYRPAVKAKCRDGFCPMGPWQVDAAAIDPLNVEIRSYLNGELAETHHSRDWLRSVPQLIAALSQFMTLQPGDVIIPATPLRQLEIRPGDTVAVEIAGIGRLENRLIAEESAQ, encoded by the coding sequence ATGAAGCAAGGCCGCATCGTGCTGAACCAGCAAGCCCGCCGCGTGACCGCGCTGGCCGATGGCAAGCTGCTGCTGGACAACGGCAATCCACTGGCAGACTCCCCGCAATGGCTGGCTCCGGCCAGCGGCACCGTGTATGGCGTGGCGCTGAACCACCGCAGCCTGCTGGAACAGCTGGAAGCCGACTTCCAGCAGCCGCCCTACCAGAAAGCCCCGGCCACACCGGTGCTGTTCATCAAGCCGCGCAATACCCACGCCGGCCACGGCAGCGCCATCGCCCTGCCGACCCAGGCGGGCAAGGTGTTTGCCGGTGGAGCGCTGGGCGTGGTGCTTGGCAAGGTGGCCAGCAAAGTGGCAGTCGAACAGGCACTGGAGGTGGTGGCTGGCTACACCGTGGTGAATGAAATCAGCCTGGAAGAAACCAGCTTCTACCGCCCGGCCGTCAAGGCCAAGTGCCGCGACGGCTTCTGCCCGATGGGCCCGTGGCAGGTGGATGCAGCCGCCATCGACCCGCTGAACGTGGAAATCCGCAGCTATTTGAATGGCGAGCTGGCTGAAACCCATCACAGCCGCGACTGGTTGCGCTCCGTGCCGCAACTGATTGCCGCACTCAGCCAGTTCATGACCTTGCAGCCGGGCGACGTGATCATCCCCGCCACCCCGCTGCGCCAGCTGGAAATCCGCCCCGGCGACACCGTGGCGGTGGAGATAGCCGGCATTGGCCGCCTGGAAAACCGCCTGATCGCCGAGGAGAGCGCCCAATGA
- the hpaE gene encoding 5-carboxymethyl-2-hydroxymuconate semialdehyde dehydrogenase codes for MIKHWINGREVESKEVFETVNPATGEVITEVASGGAAEINAAVAAAKEAFPKWAGTPAKERARIMRRLGELIDQNVPMLAELETLDTGLPIHQTKNVLIPRASHNFDFFAEVCTRMNGHSYPVDDSMLNYTLYQPVGVCGLVSPWNVPFMTATWKTAPCLALGNTAVLKMSELSPLTANELGRLALEAGVPPGVFNVVQGYGATAGDALVRHPDVRAVSFTGGTATGKRIMQNAGLKKFSMELGGKSPVLIFADADLDRALDAALFTIFSLNGERCTAGSRIFIQRPVYDKFVEEFAARAKRLIVGDPQDPKTQVGSMITPQHYDKVTGYIRIGMEEGARLVAGGLERPAGLPAHLARGNFIQPTVFADVDNRMRIAQEEIFGPVVCLMPFDDEADALRLANDVEYGLASYIWTQDIGKAHRLARGIEAGMVFINSQNVRDLRQPFGGVKASGTGREGGEYSFEVFAEIKNVCISMGSHHIPRWGL; via the coding sequence ATGATCAAGCACTGGATCAACGGCCGCGAGGTCGAGAGCAAGGAAGTCTTTGAAACCGTCAACCCGGCCACCGGCGAAGTGATTACCGAAGTCGCCTCCGGTGGCGCGGCAGAAATCAACGCTGCAGTGGCCGCCGCCAAGGAAGCCTTTCCCAAGTGGGCAGGTACTCCGGCCAAGGAACGCGCCAGGATCATGCGCCGTCTGGGCGAGCTGATCGACCAGAACGTGCCCATGCTGGCCGAACTGGAAACACTGGACACCGGCCTGCCGATTCACCAGACCAAGAACGTGCTGATTCCGCGTGCCTCGCACAACTTCGACTTCTTCGCCGAAGTGTGTACCCGCATGAACGGCCACAGCTACCCGGTGGACGACAGCATGCTCAATTACACGCTGTACCAGCCGGTGGGCGTGTGCGGTCTGGTGTCGCCGTGGAATGTACCCTTCATGACTGCTACCTGGAAAACCGCGCCCTGCCTGGCGCTGGGCAATACCGCGGTGCTGAAGATGTCCGAGCTGTCGCCGCTCACGGCAAACGAGCTGGGCCGCCTTGCGCTGGAAGCCGGCGTGCCGCCCGGCGTGTTCAATGTGGTGCAGGGCTATGGCGCCACCGCAGGGGATGCGCTGGTGCGTCATCCGGATGTCCGCGCCGTGTCGTTTACCGGCGGCACCGCCACCGGCAAGCGCATCATGCAGAATGCCGGGTTGAAGAAGTTTTCCATGGAGCTGGGCGGCAAATCGCCGGTGCTGATTTTTGCCGATGCCGATCTGGACCGCGCACTGGACGCCGCGCTGTTCACCATCTTCTCGCTCAATGGCGAACGCTGTACCGCAGGCAGCCGCATCTTCATCCAGCGCCCGGTGTACGACAAGTTTGTCGAGGAATTCGCCGCCCGCGCCAAGCGCCTGATCGTCGGCGATCCGCAAGACCCGAAAACCCAGGTCGGCTCCATGATCACCCCGCAGCACTACGACAAGGTCACCGGCTATATCCGCATCGGCATGGAAGAAGGCGCCCGTCTGGTGGCCGGTGGTCTGGAACGCCCGGCTGGCCTGCCCGCCCATCTGGCGCGCGGCAACTTCATCCAGCCCACGGTGTTTGCCGATGTGGATAACCGCATGCGCATTGCGCAGGAAGAAATCTTCGGCCCGGTGGTGTGCCTGATGCCGTTTGACGACGAGGCCGATGCGCTGCGCCTGGCCAACGATGTGGAATACGGCCTGGCGTCCTATATCTGGACCCAGGACATCGGCAAGGCCCACCGTCTGGCCCGTGGCATCGAAGCTGGCATGGTGTTCATCAACAGCCAGAACGTGCGTGACCTGCGTCAGCCCTTTGGTGGCGTGAAAGCCTCCGGCACCGGGCGCGAAGGCGGTGAATACAGCTTCGAGGTGTTTGCCGAAATCAAGAACGTCTGCATTTCGATGGGCAGCCACCATATTCCGCGCTGGGGCCTGTGA
- a CDS encoding fumarylacetoacetate hydrolase family protein, with amino-acid sequence MKHARIRLPGEADIHAVLVNDDHSVQLADGRRVAEEAVEWLPPAEGTVFALGLNYADHAAELAFKAPTEPLVFLKSPATLTGHRQVSVRPDNIIYMHYECELVVIIGKTAKNVSREQAMDYVAGYSVCNDYAVRDYLENYYRPNLRVKNRDTLTPIGPWWVDRDDVANPASLTLRTWVNGELRQQGNTRDMVFDIPYLIAYLSSFMTLSPGDMIATGTPEGLADVLPGDELIVEVEGVGRLVNHIVSEAQYADRQAQTV; translated from the coding sequence ATGAAACACGCCCGCATCCGCCTGCCCGGTGAGGCAGACATCCATGCAGTTCTGGTGAATGACGACCACTCGGTACAACTGGCTGATGGCCGCCGCGTTGCCGAAGAGGCGGTCGAATGGCTGCCGCCGGCTGAAGGCACGGTGTTCGCGCTGGGGCTGAATTATGCCGACCACGCCGCCGAACTGGCCTTCAAGGCCCCGACCGAGCCCTTGGTGTTCCTCAAGTCACCCGCTACCCTCACCGGCCACCGCCAGGTATCGGTACGCCCGGACAACATCATCTACATGCATTACGAATGCGAGCTGGTGGTGATCATCGGCAAGACCGCCAAGAACGTCAGCCGCGAACAGGCGATGGACTACGTGGCCGGCTACAGCGTGTGCAATGACTACGCGGTACGCGACTACCTGGAAAACTACTACCGGCCGAATCTGCGGGTGAAAAACCGCGACACCCTCACCCCGATCGGCCCGTGGTGGGTGGACCGTGACGATGTGGCCAACCCGGCCAGCCTCACCCTGCGCACCTGGGTGAATGGCGAGCTGCGCCAGCAGGGCAACACCCGCGACATGGTGTTCGACATTCCTTATCTGATTGCCTACCTCAGCAGCTTCATGACCCTGTCCCCCGGCGACATGATCGCCACCGGCACACCGGAAGGGCTGGCCGATGTGCTGCCGGGCGATGAGCTGATTGTCGAGGTGGAAGGCGTGGGCCGTCTGGTCAACCACATTGTCAGCGAGGCGCAATACGCGGATCGCCAGGCGCAAACCGTGTGA
- the hpaD gene encoding 3,4-dihydroxyphenylacetate 2,3-dioxygenase, whose product MGQLALAAKITHVPSMYLSELPGQHQGCRQAAIDGHKEIGRRCRELGVDTIVVFDTHWLVNSGYHVNCAPAFEGVYTSNELPHFIKNLPYAYPGNPALGQLLADAATKAGVHTRAHEATTLALEYGTLVPMRYMNADQHFKVVSVSAMCTVHNLADSARLGMAMRQAVEEQYDGKVAFFASGSLSHRFAQNGVAEQYLHKVWSPFLESFDHDVVAMWQRGDWKTFCAMLPEYAEKCHGEGFMHDTAMLLGALGWDEYQGKAEVITPYFGSSGTGQINVVLPV is encoded by the coding sequence ATGGGACAACTCGCCCTGGCGGCCAAGATCACACATGTGCCGTCGATGTATCTTTCCGAACTGCCCGGCCAGCACCAAGGCTGCCGTCAGGCCGCCATCGACGGCCACAAGGAAATCGGCCGCCGCTGCCGCGAACTGGGGGTGGACACCATCGTGGTGTTCGACACCCACTGGCTGGTGAACTCCGGCTACCACGTCAATTGCGCCCCGGCCTTTGAAGGGGTCTACACCTCCAACGAACTGCCGCATTTCATCAAGAACCTGCCCTATGCCTATCCGGGCAATCCGGCGCTGGGCCAGTTGCTGGCCGATGCCGCCACCAAGGCCGGGGTACACACCCGTGCGCATGAGGCCACCACGCTGGCGCTGGAGTACGGCACGCTGGTGCCGATGCGCTACATGAATGCCGACCAGCATTTCAAGGTGGTGTCGGTGTCTGCCATGTGTACGGTACACAACCTGGCCGACAGCGCCCGGCTGGGCATGGCCATGCGCCAGGCGGTGGAAGAACAGTACGACGGCAAGGTGGCCTTCTTCGCCAGCGGTTCGCTGTCGCACCGCTTTGCCCAGAACGGCGTGGCCGAGCAATACCTGCACAAGGTGTGGAGCCCCTTTCTGGAAAGCTTCGATCACGACGTGGTGGCCATGTGGCAGCGCGGCGACTGGAAAACCTTCTGCGCCATGCTGCCGGAGTATGCGGAAAAGTGTCATGGCGAAGGCTTCATGCACGACACCGCCATGCTGCTGGGCGCGCTGGGCTGGGACGAATACCAGGGCAAGGCCGAGGTGATCACGCCTTATTTTGGCAGCTCCGGCACCGGCCAGATCAACGTGGTACTTCCCGTCTGA
- the hpaA gene encoding 4-hydroxyphenylacetate catabolism regulatory protein HpaA: protein MKQETRTPIPNIDIGKVYDSRYGESDINVESFGKLAEFFGRNMPVHRHDRFFQLHYLASGQIRLYLEDQHYVAQAPLFFFTPPTVPHAFITEADAEGYVLTVRQELARQLLHTLPLTQREAGLMQPFCVELADGAAAQQLPQLLALLAEEYGHDAVGREAALHGLVQLVLVTALRLSAQGEHSRQCRREDLQVFHRFNALIEAHFREHWPLWRYGEEMGVTESRLNDICRRMADLPSKRLVHDRLLQEAKRLLMYSAGSVNEIAYHLGFKDPAYFSRFFLRETGSKPSAYRQQHAG from the coding sequence ATGAAGCAGGAAACCCGTACCCCGATTCCCAATATCGACATCGGCAAGGTGTATGACAGCCGCTATGGCGAGTCGGATATCAATGTTGAATCCTTTGGCAAACTGGCGGAATTCTTTGGCCGCAATATGCCGGTGCACCGGCACGACCGCTTCTTCCAGCTACATTACCTGGCCAGCGGGCAGATACGGCTGTATCTGGAAGATCAGCACTATGTGGCGCAGGCTCCGCTGTTTTTCTTTACCCCGCCCACGGTGCCGCATGCCTTCATTACCGAAGCTGATGCCGAAGGCTATGTGCTGACCGTAAGGCAGGAACTGGCACGCCAGTTATTGCATACCTTGCCGCTGACGCAGCGCGAGGCGGGGTTGATGCAGCCGTTTTGCGTTGAACTGGCCGACGGGGCTGCCGCACAACAGCTACCACAGCTACTGGCCTTGCTGGCCGAGGAGTATGGCCATGACGCAGTGGGGCGGGAGGCCGCGCTGCACGGACTGGTGCAACTGGTACTGGTGACGGCCTTGCGCCTGAGTGCGCAGGGCGAGCACAGCCGGCAATGCCGCCGCGAGGACTTGCAGGTTTTCCATCGATTCAATGCCTTGATCGAAGCGCATTTTCGCGAGCACTGGCCGCTGTGGCGCTATGGCGAGGAAATGGGGGTGACCGAGTCGCGGCTGAATGATATTTGCCGGCGCATGGCGGATTTGCCGTCCAAGCGGCTGGTGCATGACCGGCTGTTGCAGGAAGCCAAGCGCTTGTTGATGTATTCCGCCGGTTCGGTAAACGAAATTGCCTATCACCTGGGCTTCAAGGACCCGGCGTATTTTTCCCGCTTCTTCCTGCGTGAAACCGGCAGCAAGCCCAGCGCCTACCGCCAGCAGCATGCGGGCTGA